In Zingiber officinale cultivar Zhangliang chromosome 11B, Zo_v1.1, whole genome shotgun sequence, a single window of DNA contains:
- the LOC122034220 gene encoding palmitoyl-acyl carrier protein thioesterase, chloroplastic-like: MVASVAASAFFPAPSSSSIASCKASRSINESPESLSVRGIVAKPASSSGAVQVKAHAQAPPKVNGTKVSLKVESQINEEAPSAPRTFYNQLPDWSFLFAAVTTIFLAAEKQFTLVDWKPKRPDMLADAFGLGKIMQDGMVFRQNFSIRSYEIGADRTASIETLMNHLQETALNHVRSAGLMGAGFGSTPEMTKRNLIWVVTKMQVLVEQYPSWEDVVQVDTWVAPSGKNGMRRDWHVRDYRTGQTVLRATSVWVMINKQTRRLSKIPDEVRAEIGSYFMDHDPIIDDDGRKLSKLGDDNADYVRTGLNPRWGDLDVNQHVNNVKYIGWILESAPISILESHELAGITMEYRRECGKDSVLQSLAAISSDSCDHGSLDTGFDCQHLLRLESGAEILRARTEWRPKRAHVP; this comes from the exons ATGGTTGCGTCTGTGGCTGCTTCTGCTTTCTTTCCAGCCCCCTCGTCCTCGTCTATAGCGTCATGTAAAGCATCAAGGTCCATTAATGAATCTCCTGAAAGTTTGAGCGTCCGAGGCATTGTAGCCAAGCCTGCCTCGTCATCTGGAGCTGTGCAGGTTAAGGCCCATGCCCAAGCACCTCCTAAGGTCAATGGGACAAAAGTCAGCCTGAAAGTTGAATCCCAGATCAATGAAGAAGCACCCTCAGCTCCAAGGACATTCTACAACCAGTTGCCAGACTGGAGTTTTCTTTTTGCTGCCGTAACTACTATCTTTTTGGCTGCAGAGAAACAATTTACACTTGTTGACTGGAAGCCCAAGCGGCCTGACATGCTTGCAGATGCATTTGGTCTCGGGAAGATCATGCAGGATGGTATGGTGTTCAGACAGAATTTCTCCATTCGGTCATATGAAATAGGAGCAGATCGAACAGCTTCTATAGAGACCTTGATGAACCATCTACAG GAAACTGCTCTGAACCATGTAAGAAGTGCTGGGTTAATGGGTGCTGGCTTTGGTTCAACCCCTGAAATGACTAAGAGAAATTTGATTTGGGTTGTTACCAAGATGCAGGTCCTTGTAGAACAATATCCTTCCTG GGAAGATGTTGTTCAAGTAGATACATGGGTCGCTCCATCTGGGAAAAATGGTATGCGCCGTGATTGGCATGTTCGTGACTATCGAACTGGCCAAACTGTTCTGAGAGCGACTAG TGTGTGGGTAATGATCAACAAACAGACTAGGAGACTGTCAAAAATTCCAGATGAAGTCCGTGCAGAAATAGGATCCTATTTTATGGACCATGATCCTATAATAGATGATGATGGCAGAAAACTTTCAAAGCTTGGAGATGATAATGCAGATTATGTTCGAACAGGGCTAAAT CCTCGATGGGGTGATTTGGATGTCAATCAACATGTTAACAATGTTAAATACATTGGTTGGATCCTTGAG AGCGCGCCAATTTCAATCCTGGAGAGCCATGAGCTTGCTGGCATAACGATGGAGTATAGGAGGGAGTGCGGGAAGGACAGCGTGCTGCAATCGCTGGCCGCCATCTCCAGCGACAGCTGTGACCATGGATCGCTGGACACTGGGTTCGATTGTCAGCATCTTCTACGGCTAGAGAGCGGGGCAGAGATTTTGAGGGCGCGGACGGAGTGGAGGCCCAAGCGTGCCCATGTTCCGTGA
- the LOC122034222 gene encoding uncharacterized RNA-binding protein C17H9.04c-like: MSSQRRPGDWNCGSCRHHNFSWRDSCQQCGAVKSTDGAAAVDGGSNFLPGDWYCLCGGHNFANRSSCHFCGAPSNGSVVNIYDVVHGSGGAEHGPGSGWKPGDWLCTRSGCNQHNFASRKLCYRCKAPKGMQETTTATAV, encoded by the exons ATGAGTAGCCAGCGGCGGCCAGGGGACTGGAACTGTGGATCATGCCGCCACCACAACTTCAGCTGGCGCGACTCCTGCCAGCAATGCGGCGCCGTGAAATCGACCGACGGCGCCGCTGCCGTCGACGGGGGGTCCAACTTCCTGCCCGGCGACTGGTATTGCCTCTGCGGTGGTCATAACTTCGCGAATCGATCGAGCTGCCACTTCTGCGGTGCGCCCAGCAACGGCTCCGTTGTCAACATCTACGACGTCGTGCATGGCTCGGGAGGTGCGGAACACGGACCAGGCAGCGGGTGGAAGCCTGGGGATTGGCTGTGCACCAG GTCGGGCTGCAACCAGCACAACTTCGCAAGCAGGAAGCTGTGCTATCGATGCAAGGCACCAAAAGGAATGCAAGAGACGACGACGGCGACGGCCGTGTGA
- the LOC122034221 gene encoding LOB domain-containing protein 36-like, which translates to MSTHSPCAACKCLRRKCTPGCVFAPYFPPDQPGKFACVHKVFGASNVGKILSDLPPPQREHAANSLAYEAQARLHDPIYGCVAYISYLQQKLKHVQLELYEAKKELSTYIGPATLGPATLSPFFAHGPPGSDSPYGVPVMGVGMGLGLAAQDAAAAHHHAQNFIHDPPPPPPPPPPESMEAQQIGMAVVADMMTRYDQQQELARFNGRRGFEQMGGGSLMAFLPAQEFQSDFVQQQYYTEQQPQQQQTTSEDRRSGSGRSS; encoded by the coding sequence ATGTCAACCCACTCCCCTTGCGCCGCGTGCAAATGCCTGCGGCGGAAGTGCACGCCGGGGTGCGTTTTCGCGCCGTACTTCCCCCCGGATCAGCCCGGGAAGTTCGCGTGCGTGCACAAGGTTTTCGGGGCGAGCAACGTCGGAAAGATCCTCAGCGACCTGCCCCCGCCGCAGAGGGAGCACGCCGCCAACTCGCTGGCGTATGAGGCGCAGGCGAGGCTGCACGACCCCATCTATGGTTGCGTCGCCTACATCTCGTACCTCCAGCAAAAGCTCAAGCATGTCCAACTCGAGCTCTACGAAGCCAAGAAGGAGCTCTCCACCTACATTGGCCCAGCCACCCTTGGCCCAGCCACCCTTAGCCCGTTCTTCGCCCACGGCCCCCCTGGCTCCGACTCTCCGTACGGCGTCCCTGTGATGGGCGTCGGGATGGGTCTCGGTCTCGCGGCGCAGGATGCGGCGGCCGCACACCACCACGCCCAAAATTTTATTCACGACCCtcccccgccgccgccgccgccgccgcccgaGTCGATGGAGGCGCAGCAAATTGGCATGGCCGTGGTAGCAGATATGATGACGAGGTACGACCAGCAACAGGAACTCGCGAGATTTAACGGTCGGAGGGGATTTGAGCAGATGGGTGGTGGCTCGTTAATGGCGTTTCTTCCTGCGCAAGAATTCCAGAGTGACTTTGTGCAACAACAGTACTACACCGAGCAGCAGCCGCAGCAGCAGCAGACGACGAGCGAAGATAGGAGGAGTGGCAGCGGCCGTTCGTCTTGA
- the LOC122034573 gene encoding cytochrome b6-f complex subunit 7, chloroplastic-like produces MAAISAAALSAAAAAITSSGARRAPTVRYVGGLNSFSGLKADNEVSSLGQPTTAARSFAKVASSLRAPPKGKRSSGGALSTTCNAAGEIFQIAVIMNGLVLVGVGVGFVLLRVEAWVEESE; encoded by the coding sequence ATGGCAGCCATCTCCGCAGCAGCACTCTCAGCCGCGGCGGCCGCCATTACATCCTCCGGAGCGAGGAGGGCGCCCACAGTGCGGTATGTCGGAGGCCTGAACTCCTTCTCAGGGCTCAAGGCCGACAACGAGGTGTCATCCCTCGGCCAGCCGACGACCGCCGCACGGTCCTTCGCTAAGGTCGCGAGCTCCCTGCGAGCGCCGCCGAAAGGGAAGCGGAGCAGCGGCGGAGCATTGTCGACGACCTGCAACGCCGCGGGGGAAATTTTCCAGATCGCGGTCATCATGAACGGCCTTGTCTTGGTCGGCGTCGGCGTCGGGTTCGTCCTCCTGCGAGTGGAGGCGTGGGTGGAGGAATCGGAGTAG
- the LOC122034570 gene encoding tubulin alpha-2 chain-like isoform X1: MRECISIHIGQAGIQVGNACWELYCLEHGIQPDGQMLSDKTIGGGDDAFNTFFSETGAGKHVPRAVFVDLEPNVIDEVRTGAYRQLFHPEQLINGKEDAANNFARGHYTIGKEIVDLCLDRIRKLADNCTGLQGFLVFNAVGGGTGSGLGSLLLERLSVDYGKKSKLGFTVYPSPQVSTSVVEPYNSVLSTHSLLEHTDVSVLLDNEAIYDICRRSLDIERPTYTNLNRLVSQVISSLTASLRFDGALNVDVTEFQTNLVPYPRIHFMLSSYAPVISAEKAYHEQLSVAEITNTAFEPSSMMAKCDPRHGKYMACCLMYRGDVVPKDVNAAVVTIKTKRTIQFVDWCPTGFKCGINYQPPTAVPGGDLAKVQRAVCMISNSTSVAEVFSRIDHKFDLMYAKRAFVHWYVGEGMEEGEFSEAREDLAALEKDYEEVGAECPVDEEGEEDEY; encoded by the exons ATGAGAGAGTGCATCTCGATCCATATCGGGCAGGCCGGTATTCAGGTTGGAAATGCCTGTTGGGAACTTTATTGCCTCGAGCACGGCATCCAG CCTGATGGCCAAATGCTTAGTGATAAAACCATTGGTGGCGGCGACGATGCATTCAACACCTTTTTCAGCGAGACTGGAGCTGGGAAGCATGTCCCCCGTGCGGTCTTTGTTGATTTAGAACCTAATGTCATCGATGAAGTAAGAACTGGCGCATACCGCCAGCTCTTCCACCCTGAACAGCTAATTAACGGCAAGGAAGATGCTGCAAATAACTTCGCCCGGGGCCACTATACCA TTGGCAAAGAAATTGTTGATCTCTGCCTTGATCGCATCAGAAAGCTAGCCGACAATTGCACTGGTCTCCAAGGGTTCCTGGTTTTCAATGCTGTTGGTGGAGGCACTGGCTCTGGCCTTGGTTCACTTCTCCTTGAGCGTTTGTCCGTGGACTACGGCAAGAAATCTAAGTTGGGTTTCACTGTCTACCCATCTCCTCAGGTCTCTACCTCTGTGGTTGAGCCCTACAACAGTGTTTTGTCGACCCATTCTCTTCTGGAGCACACTGATGTGTCCGTTCTCCTTGACAATGAGGCAATCTATGACATCTGTAGGCGTTCCCTCGACATTGAACGCCCCACCTACACCAATCTCAATCGCCTCGTTTCTCAG GTCATTTCTTCTTTGACCGCATCACTGAGGTTCGATGGTGCTCTGAACGTCGATGTCACCGAGTTCCAGACCAATCTGGTTCCATATCCAAGGATCCACTTCATGCTCTCATCCTATGCCCCTGTCATCTCTGCGGAGAAGGCTTACCATGAACAACTCTCCGTTGCTGAAATCACCAATACCGCCTTCGAGCCTTCTTCCATGATGGCAAAATGCGACCCGCGTCATGGGAAGTACATGGCTTGTTGTCTCATGTACCGTGGAGACGTCGTGCCTAAGGATGTTAATGCCGCTGTTGTCACCATCAAGACCAAACGCACCATTCAGTTCGTCGACTGGTGCCCGACCGGGTTCAAGTGCGGGATCAACTACCAACCGCCTACTGCGGTGCCTGGCGGTGATCTGGCCAAAGTGCAGAGGGCTGTGTGCATGATATCCAACTCCACCAGCGTCGCTGAAGTCTTCTCACGCATCGATCACAAGTTCGACCTCATGTACGCCAAGAGGGCCTTCGTGCACTGGTATGTTGGTGAGGGAATGGAGGAAGGAGAATTCTCTGAGGCTCGTGAGGATCTTGCTGCACTTGAGAAGGACTACGAGGAAGTTGGCGCAGAGTGCCCTGTGGATGAAGAAGGCGAAGAGGATGAGTATTAA
- the LOC122034570 gene encoding tubulin alpha-2 chain-like isoform X2 — protein MLSDKTIGGGDDAFNTFFSETGAGKHVPRAVFVDLEPNVIDEVRTGAYRQLFHPEQLINGKEDAANNFARGHYTIGKEIVDLCLDRIRKLADNCTGLQGFLVFNAVGGGTGSGLGSLLLERLSVDYGKKSKLGFTVYPSPQVSTSVVEPYNSVLSTHSLLEHTDVSVLLDNEAIYDICRRSLDIERPTYTNLNRLVSQVISSLTASLRFDGALNVDVTEFQTNLVPYPRIHFMLSSYAPVISAEKAYHEQLSVAEITNTAFEPSSMMAKCDPRHGKYMACCLMYRGDVVPKDVNAAVVTIKTKRTIQFVDWCPTGFKCGINYQPPTAVPGGDLAKVQRAVCMISNSTSVAEVFSRIDHKFDLMYAKRAFVHWYVGEGMEEGEFSEAREDLAALEKDYEEVGAECPVDEEGEEDEY, from the exons ATGCTTAGTGATAAAACCATTGGTGGCGGCGACGATGCATTCAACACCTTTTTCAGCGAGACTGGAGCTGGGAAGCATGTCCCCCGTGCGGTCTTTGTTGATTTAGAACCTAATGTCATCGATGAAGTAAGAACTGGCGCATACCGCCAGCTCTTCCACCCTGAACAGCTAATTAACGGCAAGGAAGATGCTGCAAATAACTTCGCCCGGGGCCACTATACCA TTGGCAAAGAAATTGTTGATCTCTGCCTTGATCGCATCAGAAAGCTAGCCGACAATTGCACTGGTCTCCAAGGGTTCCTGGTTTTCAATGCTGTTGGTGGAGGCACTGGCTCTGGCCTTGGTTCACTTCTCCTTGAGCGTTTGTCCGTGGACTACGGCAAGAAATCTAAGTTGGGTTTCACTGTCTACCCATCTCCTCAGGTCTCTACCTCTGTGGTTGAGCCCTACAACAGTGTTTTGTCGACCCATTCTCTTCTGGAGCACACTGATGTGTCCGTTCTCCTTGACAATGAGGCAATCTATGACATCTGTAGGCGTTCCCTCGACATTGAACGCCCCACCTACACCAATCTCAATCGCCTCGTTTCTCAG GTCATTTCTTCTTTGACCGCATCACTGAGGTTCGATGGTGCTCTGAACGTCGATGTCACCGAGTTCCAGACCAATCTGGTTCCATATCCAAGGATCCACTTCATGCTCTCATCCTATGCCCCTGTCATCTCTGCGGAGAAGGCTTACCATGAACAACTCTCCGTTGCTGAAATCACCAATACCGCCTTCGAGCCTTCTTCCATGATGGCAAAATGCGACCCGCGTCATGGGAAGTACATGGCTTGTTGTCTCATGTACCGTGGAGACGTCGTGCCTAAGGATGTTAATGCCGCTGTTGTCACCATCAAGACCAAACGCACCATTCAGTTCGTCGACTGGTGCCCGACCGGGTTCAAGTGCGGGATCAACTACCAACCGCCTACTGCGGTGCCTGGCGGTGATCTGGCCAAAGTGCAGAGGGCTGTGTGCATGATATCCAACTCCACCAGCGTCGCTGAAGTCTTCTCACGCATCGATCACAAGTTCGACCTCATGTACGCCAAGAGGGCCTTCGTGCACTGGTATGTTGGTGAGGGAATGGAGGAAGGAGAATTCTCTGAGGCTCGTGAGGATCTTGCTGCACTTGAGAAGGACTACGAGGAAGTTGGCGCAGAGTGCCCTGTGGATGAAGAAGGCGAAGAGGATGAGTATTAA
- the LOC122034571 gene encoding putative S-adenosyl-L-methionine-dependent methyltransferase Mjls_1072: protein MSQEEISSLAWLEELQLSDVLASDAVRSLHETIEHEWDFLRRSACQTAAGRALWSHVVHDPMAAVFAGESYLRSLYEKMRQDKLNNAREISGVILAIRTLWFDSRLEAAIDSFASRAPQVVLLGAGMDARAYRLSCLKESTVFEVDFPELLQIKASLLKEVMASAKEHQIAMRAKSLTRVTADIREGDWMEKLQRSGYLPERQTVWVLEGILYYLPHLHAMQVLKTIAASCSSAHSVLLADFMNKSSISLSNSTYQFYSDWPDHLLPSLGYGHVKLSQIGDPDAHFGLLTDSQNLFNKLRSLPRSMEIHPEDGTPCRRLYLVEASGCLKQDP from the exons ATGTCCCAAGAAGAGATCAGCTCCCTTGCATGGCTGGAGGAGctgcagctctccgacgttctcGCGTCCGACGCCGTTCGCTCGCTGCACGAGACGATCGAGCACGAGTGGGACTTCCTCCGGCGCAGCGCCTGCCAGACAGCGGCCGGCCGCGCCCTGTGGAGCCACGTCGTGCATGACCCCATGGCCGCGGTGTTTGCAGGGGAGAGCTACCTCAGGAGCCTCTACGAGAAGATGAGGCAGGACAAGCTCAACAATGCCCGGGAAATCTCCGGCGTGATTCTTGCCATCCGAACTCTGTGGTTCGATTCCCGGCTGGAAGCCGCCATCGACTCCTTCGCCAGCAGGGCCCCTCAGGTTGTTCTCCTCGGTGCAG GCATGGATGCGAGAGCTTACAGGCTCAGCTGCCTCAAGGAAAGCACGGTGTTCGAGGTCGACTTTCCGGAGCTGTTGCAGATCAAGGCGTCTCTGCTCAAGGAAGTAATGGCGTCTGCCAAAGAGCACCAGATCGCGATGCGAGCCAAGTCGTTGACCAGAGTGACAGCCGACATCAGAGAAGGAGACTGGATGGAGAAGCTGCAGAGGAGCGGGTACCTGCCCGAGAGGCAAACAGTGTGGGTGCTCGAGGGCATTCTTTACTACCTCCCTCACCTCCACGCCATGCAAGTCCTGAAGACCATAGCCGCCAGTTGCTCCTCCGCACACAGTGTTCTCCTAGCGGACTTCATGAACAAGTCTTCCATCTCACTCTCCAACTCCACCTACCAATTCTATAGCGATTGGCCTGATCATTTGTTACCTAGCCTCGGGTATGGCCACGTTAAGCTGTCGCAAATAGGGGACCCTGACGCCCACTTTGGGCTGTTGACTGACTCCCAGAACCTGTTCAATAAGCTAAGGAGCTTGCCGAGGTCCATGGAGATCCACCCGGAAGATGGAACACCTTGCCGGAGGTTGTACCTGGTGGAGGCCTCTGGGTGCTTGAAACAGGATCCCTAA